The sequence TGTAGAGATTGCTGTTCCAAGGTGTCCCAATCAAAAGAGGTCACGTTTTAATCTGGAAACCCAAACTGAAGCCCAAGAGAATTCTACAGGAAACAAACTCGGCCATCCCCAGTAATTAGGTCGCTATGGAACTGATTTACCTCGGCATCTAAAAAGAAACAGTGTCTTACTTCCTGTTTGAGAGAGATTTCAAACCCTTCAACCCTCTTCAGGCATCAGTAAACGTGTGGCAGGAGCAAACACAATGAGCACGTTAGATCTGCCCtgctttgtcaccatttttgttgCCTTCCAACTGTCTGAAGCATGGAGTCTTTTGCATTCATTGAGGCTCCAAACCTGTTTTAGAATCCTGATTTCGCAGACTTCTAAAATGTTTGGATTGAAGAAATGGTGCGTGAAACAACTCATCCGCATATCCTCTGGTCATGTGTTCACTGCTGTCATTGAAGAGAGCTTTCATTTAGCTACAAAACCCAATTCTTTTTGCTAGGATATAGCATGAaaaagaggtacagtggtacctcgggttacatacgcttcaggttacagactccgctaacccagaaatagtgcttcaggttaagaactttgcttcagggtaagaacggaaattgtgctctggtggcgcggcggcagcgggaggccccattagctaaagtggtgcttcaggttaagaacagtttcaggttaagaacagacttctggaacgaattaagtacttaacctgaggtaccactgtacataatgtGTATGACATGCTCTATATCAgtttgattttttgggggggatgcttAAAAAAATCTGACAAGGACAACTTAGGGCCAAACTAGCTGCGATGGGACATTTAAGTGATCACCCTGTTCACACGTGAAATGGGTGTGCTGGGTAAAAGGAGTACATGCGAAAGGGCTACCTAATCCTTTTCCGTTCTGCGCCTTGATGCCCTGTAGCTGGCTGCTCTAGTGGATGGGAGATGGGAGTGGAGAACACTGATTGGAGCAATGGAAAGAGGGAAAAGAAGGTATCGGTGGTGGGAGGGCTGGCTGTTCTTTTCCCATGTGTTCTTTTACTGTTAAAAGAAGACTTTCATCCTTCGCTTTGTATTTAAACAGGGCAGACACATGAAAAGAAATGTGTCAGCCAAGGTCAATTCTTGTTTGGCCCATGGAACTTGAAATGTGACAGAAACACCAATGTATGATACCTGAGGGACGGCAGTTTGAGACCTGCAGTGTTAACAAATATTAACAGAGACCAAAGTATAATTACCCCAGGTCTCCAGTTCTAATTTCAGCCTAGTCCTCATATTGTTCTGCCAGGTCCCAGGGAGCATCAGTTGTGCCAGGCCAATTACAAACCATGACACTGGGATATAGTTAGGATATAGAGATGTTTCTCATACATTGCAAAGCTGTGCAACCTGATTAGGATCAAGTTGTCACCCTTCCAGATTCATGGACGGCTGAAAATACTTATCAGGAACAATGGGCCTAAATTGTCATCAATACCAATAACTGTTAGCTTAGGCTTTCAAGTTTATTGAAATAtctctatgttgttgtttttcaataaTAGGAAATGATTCAATGCTGTAGTTTTGGATGTGGGAGATGAACCAGGTCAAAAGAGGGCCATGGTATTACTTGGTACCCCCTGTGCCAAGTGTATTGTAAACCAGTCTCCATTTCAGGGCACATGGCAGTATAATAACACAGCTAGTGCTGATGGTCCCCTCCCTTTTAGAGTCCCCAGACAGAGTACTTTTTCCCAATGGCTGATCACTGTTTTTGGGATGAATCAAGTTCTCAGAAGACTCTCAGACAGAAGAACTGCTGTGAGCGGGAGCAAGCCAGCATTGTCGTATGTTACATTCTCAAGTGACCAATTAACTACTTTCCCTTCTTTGTTTGGGTGATTATTGAATGTTTACCCATTTGTTTTATGGCACAAGACACTGCCAGCAAAGGGCTTAAGGCTAGAGATGAGCCATTCTGAGAAGAGACAGGAGGCCGAGTGGGTTGGCTAAAGGTAGTGAGTGGTAACCTCATGACCCCTTGTGCTTAAGTGGGGGAGATGACAGAGAAAATGACTTAGTTTTCTCTCTTCCTACTGTTGACTCTTCCACTCAGCCCAGCTGTCACTGGGCTCTGGGTAGAGAAATCTGAGCTAATACAAGGTTTTACGGAGACAACAGGTGGGTTCGTTGGGGGTAGAGGGATAAGGCTTTGAAAAGCCTTTCAAACTATAATGAAGATACTTTATCTTAATTAGTTTGGATATTGGATCTTCTCTGAGAAAACATCTAGGTTTGGAGTCATATGTTTGGACAAGGCCTCACACCACTCTTCAGTAAATGCCTAATGACCCATTCCCAAGGGTGTGCTttagcttcagtagatgaaacaGAGAACCGTTGTTACATCTTGGGAAATGATAATGCTGTATTTGGGCTAGAGAGAACCCTTCTCTTCCTGGTTGTGCTGGGCACTATCAGGGTACATGCCAGGAGTGGATGCTGTAGTGTCATTATGAAGTCAGCTGCGGAAGAAAGGAGTGCAGAATTTTGTAAATCAAACAGTCCCCTCTCAAGCTGTTTACTGAATTCACATCATGAAACTCTCTCTCaaattaaaaaagtgaaataaaaatggaTCCCATCCCAGACTCTTATGACATATCATTTTATACGGCTGACATCTGAGTCTCATACAGCATGTCATGCCAGAGCACTAGAACTAGGAAAATATCTTCCAAACCTGATTATTTTGGTCACCAACGTGACCGACTAATGCCATTTTGTTAAAAATCTGGGCACAGAACCCAGAATTAATAGACAAATAGTGCCAAATTACTTCATAAAAACCTCAAAGATGTCAAATGGAAAATTGGAAAGAGGCAGACCCATACTGGACGCAGTGGCCAGATCTCAACGGCCAGCCTTGTGGAAGTGAATACTATAAATCCTGactaacaaaacaagaaaaacagaaaaccatGATATGTGCATCAAAATGAAAATATTAATTGGAACCACCAGACATTAGCACAAATATTAATTTCCCCTCTCTTTTGATatgtacaaaaatatatttttcctttttatttgtttaaattattattttccccagccTCAATCCCAGCCAAAGTCATGTCCAGTCATCTGGTAGAACTTCATGTTGAAGGGCCTGTAGAATTCCCGCAGCCTCTGGACCACTTCCTGGTCTATGTTGGGGTGGGTCCGCCCCTTGGTTTTGCCCAAGCAGTGGGGCTTGCTGCTGCCTTCAGCCTTTTTCAGGCATGGGAAACCCTTGGTTTTGTTGAAGTAGAAGTGTTTGTCCGTGATGATCCTCTTGAGGCCCAGAAAGTCCTGGACTCGGCCTAACTCACCAGCTGGATCGCTGATTAGCCTCTCCCCACTGACAAAGAGGATCTGCCCAATGGGGAAGTACAGGAGCCAGTTTTCCAGGTGCTTGGCGTAAATGCCAATCTGGATGGCACTCCAGGAGGTATCAATGAGGCCTGTAGTCCTGTTTTTGAAGGTCAGGCTCTCAAAGGTGGGGATGTCGGGCTTCTTGGACAGAGTTTGCGTGTAGTCAGAAATGGCTCTGGTGACCGGGTCTCTCACCACCACAATGAGCTTGGTGCCCTTCGACATGGCAGAGATGCGAGCCGGGGCTTCCTTGGTGACAAAGTAGCTGGGAGTTTTCTCCATGGTGATCTGCCCATCGAGAGTTCTTGGCATCAAATCCCTAATGCAGAAAAGAGGAGAGATCGAAATTACTCTTGGAGAATTGGGCTTCAACAGCAAGTTTGCTTGAGGTCTCTTGCAATGAAGGCCAGCTGGCACAAACAAAATACATGCACGTAGATTGCTCTTACTCATAGCACTCATAACACATTCTTCATTTGTTTGAATGCTTTACTATCTACACCAAGGCTCAATTGCCATGGAACCATACCATCCATTTTCATAAGCTAAATCTGACACAATAAGTAAATCTCCAGTTATGTGCACAGTGTAGCTATTACATGTTCATTGCGCCACAAACATATCAGTAAGTAGTCTATCCTATCCAAACAGTGTAATTTAGCCATGATATCATTCCCACAGATGCAAATAGGAATGGTTTCCTTTATTACAAATTGCTATGGAAGTGGTAGCTATTTTTCTTACTCATAAAATTATTACTTAGGAATTATTCAGTTAAAATTGCCAGGCAGCAGATTCACTTTAGAAAAAAAGATGTACAATTTCAGACACTGCATAATCATTATGCTGGCTgacgctgatgggagttggagtccaacaatgtctgaagGGTCacgggttccccattcctgccctgGGAACCAGCTTAGATGACTTCTAAAAATATTAGGCAAATTAGTGGAGGAGAGGTCTATAGACAAGCTATTAGCGATGATAACCAATTCCTCTGTGTTCCCAAGTTGTATAGCTCTGAAACCCAGATGTCTGGTGTGAACAaacaggggttgttgttgttgtattcataccctgcacatctgactGGGATGGTTATTGCCTTTGGACATCCTAGAGGCATTTAGCTAGTCACTGTTACACCTCCAGCTTCGTTAAGAGCGGTGGATGCGTAATCTGGTGAACttggttcgcatctctgctcctccacatgctgctgctgggtgaccttgggctagtcacacttctctgaagtctctcagcctcactcacctcacagagtgtttgttgtgggggaggaagggaatggagaatgttagccactttgagactccttagagtagtgataaagtgggatatcaaatccaaactcttcttcttctcttctacttATATCTAGTTTGTGTAATGGCAAGTTTATACATTCCACTCATCCTTGCATGTTGTGTTGTACtctcttggggagggggagggggaaggaagtttcTTTTCTATATGTTGCATCTGAAAAAACATtaggaggttttttgtttttgtttttagtcaCCTCTCACTCTACCCCAAAGCAGTCCTGTTCATCTTACCATTTTATTCTCATGTGTGGTTAGTTAGAGTCAAGTGACCTTCAAAGCAGAATGGGCATCTGAATATGGGTTTCTCAGTCCAAACTCAACACTATGAGTATCCAATGCTACATGAGTGATCTTCCACTTATGGAATGGGGCTTCCAATTCCTCTCCGTTCCCTTAGCTCACTCCTCCCAGAATATCCCCCAGCCTTTTGGAAAAGAATTTGAAGGTGCACAGAGGGTtgcaggggagagaaggaggaagtgCCATTGTGGAAGTAGAACAGCAACACTGGATGCAACCCTATATATTTCACCAAACTGATGATAATAtgtgggggtttttgggggggtgggggtgggagaatgtTTTGAGTTTTCAAACATTCAAAACGACGTCATCAAGGGAAGGCAAAACAACTGGTGCTTTAGGCTGAATGTGAGTGGGAAGATGGGAATCCTAGCAACAAAAGCAATTCAACAAGGAATCATCTGTCTGAAGAAAACTAGGGTTGCTAGAGGAATTTGTTCTTTGTGATTTCTGATAGGAACTGCATCTCCCAGACTAATGCGGAGATCACAACAGAGATCACAACACAGTTATCCTTTGGATTTTGTACTTCTGTGGGTTTTGCATTGCAGtttttggcttttaaaatgttCCAATGTAGTATAAAGATGAATATTTTATGATaagcttttttttaagaaagagagagagaagaaatgcatACTTTGAGAGAAATTTAGAAAggcatatttttttgggggggggggaatacttccAGAAATACATATTTATGTCCTCCATGTGCATTTTTAAGAAACAGAAGATTAATGTGGAAGCAGGATGGAATAGACTTACAAATAAACACATGTGAAACTGATAtgaaccaaaaagagagagagactaataTGTAAACCCTAAAGGGAAACTGTTGTGAGGGTTTGGGTAAGAATAATTACAACATTAATTCAAAAGTCAAAAGTTGTGATGTTCAGTTGGAGAATGCAATCAAGATGACGTGCAAAACTGAGATGACACTGGGTCAAAATAAATTAGAGAGAACACCATGGGATGTTTCTATCATGCGACTCTCATCTCCCTTTAAAAAGATAGCCCAATGTGATGCAAGAGCAACGACTGCTAGATTGTATCCTACTACTAAATAAGTATCCAGGAAGCAAGAATAGGCAGTCTGACTCTGTGCGTGTTTCATTACAAAAGGTATGGTTGTGAAAATAATTCTTATTTTGATACATTTGGATTACATAAATGTGGCAACTCATCACACTTCTCCCTCTGATTAATTGTCACATTTTAAAACCACAtttaggaatggggggggggatgcatttgGTCTGCTTTCTGCAGCACACTGACCTGGTATGACACTTCTGTATTTGCTTACAGCTCACAACAAAATTCCCAGTTGGATtatgcacttatctgaattttgcagtgcagttttggtGTGAAACCTTATTGAAAAATAGGTGTTTTATGTACaaaaaagtgcatacaaaatgcatttaatttaaatacaatttattcatgcattgttttaaaaatgtccaAACAAAATGGGTCTGGATGAATTTATGATTGTGGTCCAGCAAAATTGAAATTAAGCTGCTTGGTCCACTCATAACCACATCAGGCCAATGTGTGATTACATAGACAAAGCCTTCACTGGAGTCTTCCTAGGTACTGTGTCTGAATATGCCCCAGAAGCCACAGTTCTTTACTGTTTTCAAACACCTGAAAGAGCTTAATAACTGTTAGATGGCAACAGAGCACTGTAGGATCATCTAATTTTAAAGACAGACTTTTGTGAGcttcctcttttaaaaaggaTGCTTACAGAAAGGGTCAGCCAAAACCCAGTCCCATAAAAGCAAACAAAGATTTTCCCAAATGATTCACAATAGGGGGAGATATTGCCAAGTCCAACATTAATTACCCGTTCTTAAGAATGAGAGGAGCCACCGAAATGCTACCCTAACAAAGCAAACACAGAAGGTTGATTGCTCATATCTTGATTTACTGGGGAACTCAAACTTTTAGGTGGCATCTTTGTAGCACATTAGTCTTCTTCAGAACTGGGAGATGAATGCTATCTTTGTCTGCTTGTGTCAACACTTGGCAGGCTGAAGCCACGGATTGCATGTTGTTGGGAGCCACTAGGCATGTCCTGCCACAGCTTTGGAGAGATTAATGAATGACAAAGGCATCTTTCATGGACataaacagcagcctgtagggcCTTATGGATGGGTGGCATCTGGATTTTATTGAGAAGGAGCCACTTGAAAAAGATCAGAGCCACAGAAATATTTTGGCAAACATAATTTCCAAATGATTTTTTTGCCAGAATAAATGGACTGTGTTATTTTAAATTTAGTaggatttggggtgggtgggtgtctatttaattatttaatgggAAAGGGTGCCTTCTCTGAAACAGAATACGTTTTATATGCGTAGTCTAAATTCACAGTCTAGCACCAACTCAGTTCTACCCATGCAGCTGATAGGTCAGCCATGCTTCAAGTATGCTACTGAAGACCTAAAGCTAGTGCCTCAGTGGAAGCTTGGGAAAAACAGAACCAAGAATTTGAGAACTAAGCACCATGTCAATTAAATATCCCTTGGTTCAGGCACTGCATCTGACCACCAGCAGTCATCATAGGAGCAATAGCATTTGACAAATGCTGACAAACCAAAACCTTGACTATTCTCAAATTATTTAGGTAGTGTGGAAAGATAAGTGACCCTGATCATTTCAGCTACAGCATCACCTGATTTACATTGTCCTGTTTAACTGGTTTGCTGAATAAGTTTATTACATGCCTACTTTTTCATTGAGAATACTATCAATCTGGTTCCAAAAATCTGATGTGCTCATTAATGTTTTGACTGGAGCAAACAGAAGTATCTCTGTGCAGGACCAACCTGCAGGATTGGGCAGTGTCCTGGCGGAGGTGCTTCTGCCACTTAGTGGGATGGTGTGGAAGTGGGACAGGGTGGTGGCAAAGTTGGTCCTGTGTGGATGCACCAGTGCAGCCAATCCCATGCTCCTGCCAGTGTGTTCACACTGGCAGGAGGACAGTAGCACACCATTGCCCCATGGCACTGGCCACCCCTATGAGAAGCACTCAGCCTTGGTCACCTTTATCCAAAGCATGTtatagttaaataataataataataataataataataataataataataatttattatttgtaccccgcccatctggctggatttccccagccactctgggcggcttccaacaaaaatgaaaaatacattaaaatgtcacacattaaaaacttccctgaacagggctgccttcagatgtcttctaaatgttaggtggttgtttatctctttgacatctgatgggagggcattccacagggtgggcgccactaccgagaagaccctctgcctgcttccctgtagctttgcttctcacaatgagggaaccgccagaaggccctcggcgctggacctcagcgtctgggcagaatgatgggggtggagacactccttcaggtatactgggctgaggctgcaTCAGTGATTATTTTCATTCCACGGTTATGGGTTtcagggaaagagagaagttgcACATTTTCCCTTTGGGACATGCATGTGTTCCTGATGTGTTCACAGTTCTGCTTTGCATCTCAGAGAGACTATGCCTGAGGGTGTGCCTCTACCAAAACAAATTCTATGCCTTTTAAGTGTCAGGCTGAATGGAGCTTAAATGCTTGCCATGCACTTCCCTTCCATTTCCTTCCCATCACTGGCAAGCTTGAGAGTTTGTCCCtgtgaactgctctctgccactacTATTCAGAAACAGAATGCATGTCTGTTCTTCAGTCCCAACTTACTTGAGTGTGAAGTGAATCTGTGCCAGGTGGGGCAGTGCTTGTATGCTAGCTTCCCAGAGGGTgtgtcactgttgcttaccaggagggagagggaaaaagcaGTGGGGAAGTTAAATGTACCAGCCCAAGTATCAGATTGGCTCCACCAATGTGTTTGCTCCCCATCAGCTTTCCCATTACTAGTAAGCAACGGTGACTGATCTGTTGGGAAGCTGGATTAATGGTGCCACACCATCtggaaagccacttctggaagcaACACCACCCCTACCATCCATCCAGGATTGCCATGCAGACCTCAAGAGTTCTCACCATGTATTTCCCTGGCTAGATCCACTCCTGTCCTCTCTCCCAAGCAGTTTTGGCTGTCAACatgcccatacagtggtacctcgggttacagacacttcagattacagacacttcaggttacagactccactaacccagaaatagtacctcgggttaagaactttgcttcaggatgagaacagaaatcgagcggcaacagcaggaggccccattagctaaagtggtacctcaggttaagaacagtttcaggttaagaacagactccagaacaaataagttcttaacccgaggtaccactgtatatgcaatttgCTAACAGAGGAGCAAATGGGGCCGGATGACTGTTGCTCTGATCTTTTTTCTGGGGTGCGATGGGGGAGAAGAATGACCATTGAAAATGTTTTGCTGTTCACGGTGTGATAGTTCCTCTCTACACAGCCTCCTTCATTCccctccagcattctgtttctcgCTTTGTAATGCTTGGTGGCGATTGCTGAATGGACAATTGTGTCTTGAATTATATAGGCTCAGGATGCCAAGTGAAGAAGAAAAGAGCAGCGGCGGGCAAGCTTGTAAGCAGTACGGATACAGTTTCCATGCAGATGCCCTTGGGTGCAATGAACAAAGAGTGGCGTATTACGGAGCACGGGGCCTTACGGCAGagccatccctgagtgctcacacaCACTGACACAATCGTTTATCCTTATCTTTGGCATTGTTACCATTGACCTGACCATGGCCCCCAAAGGCTGCATTAAATAACTGCCGGAGAAACAATGCAAAAGAAAGAGATGCCAAAGCtgcaggagggggaaaatatttgtACAAAAGCAAGCCTGGTACAAGGCCCAGCCCCATTGAGTGACTTATTCACACACCTCCCCACATGAGCCTCCAAGTCCCAGAGGCTGTGCAAAGTCTTATCGCAGGAGCAAAACGTGGTCCACAGGCACGATGTAGTGTGCGCTCAGACATGCATTTCCATTGTCCTGTTGGCTGAAGGAGGCAATGTTTATGGATTTGTACAGATGGGCTTTCGCCAACACCAGTCGGCATGCTCCATTGCAAAAGCAGTTTCATGATGAAAGGCATAGGCACAGAGGGCACTTCTAGAaaacctgtttactgagcattcatctggatttgtttgcagggagattagacaatgttggctatt comes from Podarcis raffonei isolate rPodRaf1 chromosome 2, rPodRaf1.pri, whole genome shotgun sequence and encodes:
- the LOC128407592 gene encoding heparan sulfate glucosamine 3-O-sulfotransferase 3A1-like, producing MARGGVPPASAPGPEPLPRRALRKLLLVLGSLLMSLYASYCLAGAARVLTREPAPIPLAPGDEGAATPRDPSLQPQAAGEGTKRLPQAVIIGVKKGGTRALLEFLRVHPDVRAAGAEPHFFDRNYGRGLAWYRDLMPRTLDGQITMEKTPSYFVTKEAPARISAMSKGTKLIVVVRDPVTRAISDYTQTLSKKPDIPTFESLTFKNRTTGLIDTSWSAIQIGIYAKHLENWLLYFPIGQILFVSGERLISDPAGELGRVQDFLGLKRIITDKHFYFNKTKGFPCLKKAEGSSKPHCLGKTKGRTHPNIDQEVVQRLREFYRPFNMKFYQMTGHDFGWD